Proteins from a genomic interval of Dendropsophus ebraccatus isolate aDenEbr1 chromosome 6, aDenEbr1.pat, whole genome shotgun sequence:
- the CLIC5 gene encoding chloride intracellular channel protein 5 isoform X2, with protein sequence MSNSTPNGEEKDPEIELFVKAGSDGESIGNCPFSQRLFMILWLKGVVFNVTTVDLKRKPADLHNLAPGTHPPFLTYNGEVKTDVNKIEEFLEESLAPPRYPKLATRHRESNTAGIDIFSKFSAYIKNTKQQDNAALEKGLTKAMKKLDDYLNTPLTEEIDANSREEEKVSRRKFLDGDELTLADCNLLPKLHVVKIVAKKYRNYEIPAEMSGVWRYLKNAYARDEFTNTCAADKETELAYADVAKRLTKS encoded by the exons GCTGGAAGCGATGGAGAAAGTATCGGGAATTGCCCTTTCTCTCAGCGCCTCTTCATGATTCTTTGGCTTAAAGGAGTCGTCTTTAACGTAACAACAGTTGACCTGAAGAG AAAGCCAGCGGACCTGCACAACCTCGCCCCGGGCACACACCCGCCCTTCCTGACCTATAATGGAGAGGTAAAAACAGACGTCAACAAGATAGAAGAATTCCTGGAGGAGTCGCTGGCACCACCGAG ATACCCCAAGCTTGCCACAAGGCATCGTGAGTCTAACACAGCTGGGATTGACATCTTCTCTAAATTCTCAGCGTACATCAAGAATACCAAGCAGCAGGATAATGCAG ctCTAGAGAAGGGATTGACGAAAGCGATGAAAAAACTGGACGACTATCTGAACACACCTCTCACCGAGGAGATCGACGCCAACAGCCGAGAGGAAGAAAAAGTTTCTCGAAGGAAATTCTTGGACGGAGATGAATTGACACTCGCTGACTGCAATCTTCTACCCAAGCTTCATGTGGTCAAG ATTGTCGCCAAGAAGTATCGTAACTATGAAATCCCAGCAGAGATGTCGGGCGTGTGGAGGTACCTGAAGAACGCCTACGCCAGGGATGAATTTACCAATACGTGCGCTGCGGACAAAGAGACAGAGCTGGCCTATGCCGATGTAGCAAAGAGGCTCACCAAGTCCTAA